In Gopherus flavomarginatus isolate rGopFla2 chromosome 1, rGopFla2.mat.asm, whole genome shotgun sequence, a single genomic region encodes these proteins:
- the LOC127043941 gene encoding olfactory receptor 52K1-like, which translates to MSDSNTTRFSNPSTFILLGIPGLEEAHIWISIPFCTMYSIAILGNFTILFIVKTEPSLHVPMYYFLCMLAVTDLVLSTSTLPKMLSIFWFNSREINFIACLTQMYFLRSFSVMESGIFVAMAADRYVAICHPLRHSTTMTNHMVFKVGLTVVLRGAILVLPYPFLTRRWPYCRTNIIMHTYCDHMAVVKLACAKTHVNSYYGLFVAFFVPGLDVFFITVSYILILRAIFSPPTKDAQLKTFGTCVSHLCATLTFYIPVIFSSLMYRFGHDVALWFHVAIANVYLLVPPVLNPIIYGIMTKQIRKWLLRLVIHKGT; encoded by the coding sequence atgtcagattccaacacaaccaGGTTcagcaacccctccaccttcatcctactgggaattcctggcctggaggaagCCCacatctggatctccatccccttctgcaccatgtactccatagccatcttggggaacttcaccatcctgttcatcgtGAAGACGGAGCCGAGCCTCCATGttcccatgtactatttcctctgcatgctggccgtcACCGATCTGGTCCTATCCACGTCCACCCTGCCCAAAATGTTGAGCAttttctggttcaattccagggagatcaatttcattgcctgcctcacccagatgtacttcctTCGCAGCTTCTCTGTGATGGAGTCAGGGATCTTTGTTGCCATGGCAGcggatcgctatgtggccatctgccatcccctgagacattccaccacCATGACAAACCACATGGTGTTCAAGGTTGGCCTGACCGTAGTGCTGCGTGGTGCCATTCTGGTACTGCCTTATCCCTTCCTGACAAGGcggtggccatattgcagaaccaacatcatcatGCATACGTATTGTGATCACATGGccgtggtgaagctggcctgcgCCAAAACACATGTTAATAGTTACTATGGTCTCTTTGTGGCATTCTTTGTGCCTGGTCTGGATGTGTTTTTTATTACTGTGTCCTATATtctgatcctcagggccatcttcagccccCCCACAAAGGACGCCCAGCtcaagacttttgggacctgtgtctcccacctctgtgccacCTTAACCTTTTACATCCCAGTTATCTTCTCCTCTCTCATGTACCGTTTTGGCCACGATGTGGCCCTATGGTTTCATGTTGCCATTGCCAATGTGTACCTCCTGGTGCCTCCCgtgctaaaccccatcatctatgggATAATGACTAAACAGATCCGGAAATGGCTTCTCCGGCTTGTTATTCATAAAGGGACCTAA